GCCAGCGGGTGATGGAGGTGGCGGGCTCCCCTTGGCCAGCGGGTGATGGAGGTGGCGTGCTCCCCTTGGCCAgcgggtgatggagctgccgtgctcccctctctttttcctcGCCTCTTGGCGTTGCTTCAGGGTTGTCACGGGAGCCTCGGCGCTGCTTGGTCCCCTGCGATCCCGCCTGGCTCCGGCTCACCAAGGATTTGGGATGACCTTCCCTGGCTCCGGTCTTGGGAAACAGAGCACTTACAAGCCGGTACTTTTCACACTTTAACAAAAAACTCTTTGTAATTTAAAGGCTATGCATCATGTAAGACGGGAGTGCTCTTGATGCGAGACCGATGGCTGCGGGGAAGCAGCAGCCTGTTCTGTAGCTACCAGCTTATGTGGCAGCTCAGAGAGGTCTTGCTGAGCCCTGGGCTGTTGCAGCAGGAGCAGTGCTGGTCCTCAGGCAGACACTGGCACGTTTGTCGTACAGGACAGTAGCAGGGACACCCTTTTGACAGCAAGGAAGAAGGGATTTGCTGTGCAATTCACTTTGCTGTCTTTGTGAGTTTGCTTATGCCCACAGCCTTACGTGAGAGCATCTGTCtggattttcatagaatcacagaatggttcaggttggaagggaccttaaagatcatccagtgccaccccctgccctgggcagggacacctcccaccagcccaggctgctccaagccccgtccagcctggccttgaaccagggatggggcagccacagcttctctgggcaacctgggccaggggctcaccacccccacagcaaagaatttcttcctgatatctcatctaaatctcccctctttcagtttaaagctgttacccctcgtcctatcgccccactccctgataaagagtccctccccagctttcctgtagccccttaaGTACCGATCCCAGTTGTAGCAGCTTTTAAAGCTCCAGCTCCTGGAATGAAGGAATTAAGATGGAAACCTCcggtttcatttaaaaacaaacagcagcaaatgcccctTGATTGTTCTTGTCtctaaaaaatgaattaaaccaTCGCAAAATGTATTCAACTCATCTGGGACTCCTGTCAGACAAAGCGGCCCGTGTTGGGAACGGCAGGGTGACGCGTGTGGCAACAGCCACGCTGTGCAGGGATGAACCAAGGGTGAGGCCAGGGGGCAATGCCAGCGGTACCGAAATATTAGTAACAACATTACACAAGTAAATACAAGTAAGAATTAGTCTCAACTTAGTGGCAAATGCGGTCACAGATGGTGGCTTGGCTGGCGTGACTGGGGTGATGGAGTTAAGAGCCAGAGTGAGCAGCGGCTTTAGGGCTCTGACCGAGAAGAGAGGGCAAACCGCGCTGGACCGGCCCCAGTGCCTGTGCTGGCAAAACGACTGGTTCTGTGGACGAAGGGATGTCACACACCGCGGCTGCCGGGAGAGCTCGGCGGGTCACAGCCACGGCACTTACCCCAGTGTGGGTGGCAGCGACGGATGTTCTCGTTTGCTGCGTAAAACTATGCAGCCTTCGACGTGTTACAGCTTCACAAAGCCGATGCTGTGGGAATGAATTCATACTTTTGTAACACAAATTAGGTATCTTTAACTTGGGAAAATACTCATCGCATTGATGAATGAGCATAGCTTTCCTTATTGCTACAAGGAATTTGATAATCTATATATAAAGTGTGACACCGTGTATTTATTACTTGGTTTTGGATGTGATTTTGGATGCCACCCCCGGTTTTGGATTTGGACTTTTATTAACATCTGTGTCATTCACTggtactttgaaaaataaaacatttctgctttgcaATTTATGATTAATTTGGGATGTTATCAATCATTCACCTTACTTACGATACTTAAAgattggatataaaaatagacCAGTTCTTATTTGTTGGTAGTGGAGCAAATGCGAATGGTTGGCAATAGTAGGGGTTGTAGAAATCTAAATAATTCCttgcatgatttttcttttgagtgaTTTACCCCCAAGGCAGAAGAACTGAGATTTGTGGCCACAAGCTGTTCATGCAAACTGCTGTAAGCAGCGCTGGCTGACCTGCCGTGAGGAATGGTATAATAATGTGactctccatttaaaaaaaaagaaaaagttctttttaaaagagtCTAAAGGTTAGGATATAAGGTGGGTAACTAATGAAGCCTATGTGCTGCCGAAAGTCGTGTTTCTTTTCACCGGAGCATCAAAGGATAATGTAAAGTTTCATGTTGAACAGGGCAGAGAGCTTTGCTGAAGGGAGAATGACCTGGGCCCCGCTGTATGCAGTAATGGTACGGTACAAGAAGGAACACGGGGTTATAAAAGGACAGACTCTGTGAGCTCCGATTTTAGACCACGGGAGCAGAATCAGAACCTCCCATTAGCACAGGAACGTGGggctttttctttaaagctcCACGCAAGTCACACGCTGTACATGGCGCTGGCATATTCATTAAGCACAGTGCGCAATTACAGATTAAAAGCTGCTGGTGTCTCACTTCAACCAGGCAAATGCTTTCACGGGAGAAGAGGGAATGAATTTTGATAATGAGAGGTTTTCAGGCTGCAGGTTTAAATGGAGAGAGGGAACTCTTTACCCTGTGGACAATCGCGGCGCGTTCGCAGGGCCCCTGCAAAGCCTCTGCTCTCACAATAGATCCCATCTCCCAAAGAAACTGTGTCAATGGCAGCGATTTCGCACAGCTCTTATTTCTCTGAATCGGACGACAGCTGTGGGCAGTGCCATGGATATCTTGATCTGGGAAATAACAAAGCCCTCCGTGGCCAGTGAAATCAGTTTCTCCTGCTGCCgccttggtttttttctccctcttctctccgcAGGGTCAGGCAGGTTCTGCCGGCACTCGGGCTGCACCCTGCTTGTCCCGGCGGGGCTGAAGCAACGCAGACCTGCGTGTAGTGACGTGGCCTAAACGCTTACGGACGAGACCCACCTCCTGCCTGTCCACAGGGACTTATTGGTCCGGGTTTGGCTGGAACACGTCCCGAAGACAAAGATCTGGGAGGGagaagtaataaataaataatttttttttttttttttcctgctaaattgGACCAGGAAAGTCTTTCAAGGGGGAAATATGGTGCCATGAAGCCTTGTTAATGCTTTGCTAATTTTTCTCAGGTACTGCTAGCGAGGCCACGTTGTACTTACGTATTAAGGTATCATTATGTATAAAACAACAATGCAAATAATCAGGGCTGCATCAGGGATGACTCATAGTTCTATCACTTTGTGAGCATCGTGACATCTCTCCATGCAAGCTGTTACCATCAACCTCGTATTTGAATTCGCGTGTGGCTCACGCAGAGCTGTGGACGCAGCCCCTGCTCCCTGGTACCCCCCGGCGTGGGTGTAGCTGAAATGGTCACTCGCGCTgacagctctgctctctgcctgACGACCGCTTTACCCTCAAATTCAACAAACGCCGGAGCcagaactggttaaaaaaaaatatggtgttGCCTCTTTGCATTTGGACAGTGGAGAGCTGGATGTAACTGCTTACGTGAGTTCTTTACTTATGGCTGACCTGCTTTGGTCCAGCAGCCGGGGGggtgctgtggccgggggttctGCCCTGAGCCTGCCGGGCTGCCATCTGCCAGCGCGTCTAAAGCACTAACCTGAATCCAGCTGATGGTCTCGTGGAGAAGATCCAAAGCTCTTTACGGCTCACAGTCAGCGCGTTGAATACGCGCATGCAAATATTTATGGATGCCTTGGATGGATATGGATTCCTAGCTCATCCAGGACACACAAATATTTGCATGCACGTTGCCAGAGCGTGCGAGTATTTATGGATGCCTTGGATAAGCTAGAAGCCCTGGGGGCTGAGGGGATTATAAACCCCCTCTGTCTACCTCCCACAAGCACCAGGGAGCACAGCAGTTACTCCACGGCACGTGATGGAGCAGAGGCGGTTCATCCCTGGCTACCGGTGCTCTGCAGGCAAACTGGCCACGGTGGGGCAGTGGACggaggtgctgccctccaagcagcAGGAGACATCCACTGGTCCTGCGGACCGTGAGGAGCCCCGTGCTGCCAAAGTTCATGACATACCAACTGTTGCAACGACATACATTTATCTGTCTCTAGCAGGTGATACCACTAACGTATCTTTAAATCAAAACCATGGAGCTGTTCCCCTGACTGCCCCTTCTCTAGGACAGTTAGGCTGTAAGCTCTTCGGGGCAGCTCTTGGTTCTTACTGTGAACATTTTCACAGCTTTGGCTGAAAAGAATCATGGTCTTACTGTGGCCACTTGCCAAATCTGCATTGGTGCTGGGCGGTTTGAATGCGGCACATCCCTCTCCAGACACGGCTACACCAGCAGCAAGGCAGTTCGGATCTCCTCAGATCTCCAGGGCTGTTGCCTGTCTCCAGCCATGAGGAATTTTTTGTTGCAGCTGTCTACCCTGTTTCTCTTGACCTGTCGGATGATTGTGTTGACTTACCTTTTGCCTCGCTGAGCAAAAGCCCTGAATGTTTGGCTGTCAGGGATGCCTAGCCAGCAGGGAGGGATCTGCCGGCTCCGATGTAAGCCGAGTGACAACTCCTGCGTGTGGGCTGTTGATCTTCTCTAATTGCCGTCGCGTCAGCAGTCTCATTAGGCTGTCTGGGATGACGGTATGAGACTTTGTAATCCCTGCAAATTCCCCCCCTCACCTGAACCCTTTGCGTTCGTGGTTTGGATTTACCGGCCTTCTGTGAAGAGCTTTCAGAGGTTAAAAGTGGCATTAAATGGGTTGAGGGTTCCAGACCTGAGGGAAGGCGTCACCTGCCAATGATCTCCAAGAATCCGGTTTAGGAAGAGCCGCGCTGCTCGGCGCTGTTAGCCTGTCTGCTGGCCCCAACGTTACAGATTGTCGAGGAGCTCACTAGCACGAGACCATGCGTTAGAGGAAAACTAGAAGAGAGTATTATTCTGGAACACACATCGCTTCCAACCTCTTCTGAATCGTGCTGAAATGGAGAGACCCACCTCAGTGATGTGCCTGAGAACCTGCTGTGTAAAAGACTGTAAACCGCTCTGTTTCACTGAAAATCTATCCAAGCTGGGACAACCCCAGCTCTCCAGGAACTGCAGTTTCTCTCGTAGGACGATGAAACAAAGGCGGTCAAACAGTATTACCATGTGCACCTTGCCCATCATCCCAGAATATCCAGGCTTTCAGGACATTAAGGTTTGTATGCAAAAACTCTCTTTATATGATAACTGCTGCCTGTTCTTCTCTTAGAGTTATTCCCCTACTTCCTGGTAAATTGGTATTTGATATGATGGTAAGTTTTGGGTTGTGCTTCAGTATAGAAAAGCTTAACTTAAAAGACTTTTGTTCTGCTACATTATCAAGTTGTTAAGTTTACGttgattattaatttttaaacaactttttaaagtttGAGGTGGGAAGGAGAGACTACTTGTTAATCAAGTCTTAGTGTTCTTCAGTCACCTGACTTATTCCAGAAGTCCGACCACTCTAGGCAGGGTCATTAGATTTGTTGGGTCCCTTCCAGAATGAAGTGTGATGGAATAGCGAGAGATCAAAAAACTGGGTTACTTTTCAGTTTACATGTCATGGCCAACCCATTATTTCTCATTTGCGCTCAATGTTTTTCATTCATTACCAGCAGGCGACACGCCAAATGCTGGTGATGGAGTGCCCTACTGAGACATTGCTGGGCTCTGAAACCAGATTTGTGGCTGGACCCTTAGCAAGTATCTAGACTTAATTAGCAATTGTCAAAAACGGCATGaatgatggcttttttttatgCCAAAGGCATTGTTAGGCATAATAAGTGATTGCAAAATGTTCTATGGTCCTGCTGTGGCTGTCATCTACATACAGTatagacttttttaaaattttttattgaCTTGAAACAGTAATATAATATAAACCAGTTCTTCCTTCAAGCTGAACTGTTAaggattttcagagaaaaagccaCGGTCCGGTCTAACTTGGTGTACAGAAACCGGCTGTTGCCCCTGTAGCTTGAGATGGATTGGGCTGTCTCGGAATACCTGTGGGCAAGGTGGGAATGGCGGAGCAGGAACTTTACAAACCCCAGGGGACACTGAGCTGTGGACATGGAAAGGTAATCTTTTACATAGTGAATTTCTAGCAGAATTTTCTCTCGCAGCCAATAAAAGGACTCGCAGCAGGGATCATCTCTTTCTTTGACTCTTCGAGTAACTCCAGTATTAATTTATTTGGCTGGTTAGAAAGGAGATTGGCATCCTAtggtgggaaaggaggagaaaactcCATGCACATCTACAATATGCTGCGGGGTAATGGTAATAAACTTCATAGTTTTAAGGTGTAGAAATATATTGTGTGTGAAAATTGCAATTCTTGTAATAATACGCTGCAGCTCAGAACGGAGTTACCTGGGagtaagggaagggaagggaaaacaaagaacaaacctCTTGCAAGTGGGATCTGGTTTTACCATGGGAAACAGCAGCTTGTCAGGCTGATGAGGTTTGAAAAGGATAAACCTGAAGTTCTGTCGATACAGACAGGTGAGagattctttcagaaaaatagattttcagaGAGGCTACATGAAATTGTGGCAGCACATCAGAGTCAGTGGGAGGTAAAAATGCTCAGCGTTGTTAAACCTCAGCCCAAAGGACTTCTCTTCCAGGGAGGGATTGGAAGAAAACTGCTAGGTCTTCAGGGAATTTGGGTTAAGAACCTAAAACCTTCCCTCACCGCTGTTTACTGTATGGAACCATACACTTAAGATCCTTTTGCTACTTGAGCCAGTGTGTTTTAATTCAgatttccttctcccttctgtccccaatcctgcctctccctccctcccctatTTTAAACAGTCATCAAGAAATTATTTGGAAACTCCATCTTTCAACCAACTTTTCCAGGACTTGGAAAGAGGAAAGAGCTCCTCCTCACAGCTGAATCATTTTCCGGGCAGAGCTTCCTTAGTCCATTGCTTGGGGAGCTCCTCGAAAGGCCACCCGATGACCAGCAGTGGCTTCCACGACAAACCATTGCAAGAGTATTTCGACGAGAGGCTGATGGAGCTCAGGAACTATGAAAGTAAGAGGTCTAATAGGAAGACAAAAGTATTTGCTGATAAGAACCAGAACCCCTTCCTCGCCCGCAGAGGCTCTCGGCGCAGAAGCAGCTGCAGCGCTGTGGCGATGGTCGGGCACGGCCAGGAGGGCGAGGAGTCCTGCAGCGCAGCAAACCACGATGACAAAAAGGGGCTCGAGCGTAGCCATCGAGAGGAAACCCAGAGCGTCCCAGACCTCTACAAGGGTGACTTCTTGGGCCTTTTGACAATGTACATCGCTGCTCCCCTAGAAGCATTTGTGCAAAAATAATGATACCGGAGCTGGGTATGGCTTTTCGTGCAGTCCTGAAAATGAGGGGGAATTGTCCTTGTTCAGCACCATTCCGACTTAAGTAGTTTGCGTCTGACACAGAAATGTGCTTGTCTGTGGGAGAAAATATTCTCGCATTCTGTGTTCTTGATTAGCATTGcatatatttgttttcaattttttttcgcAAAGAATCAGTATCATTGGGACATAGTTGTGACTTACTATATACAGAGTGTTCTAAATACATGCACGTTACTTGAAATTTAAGTTGCCTTAAAAAAGGTGATTAGTGTCAGAGAAGCAGCTTGGTTTCCTATTATGCAGTTTGTATTAGCTAATCTGAAGAGAGACCGTTGCATTCTGCCTAGTTACTTTGCTTGTTTTAAGCCTCTTGGTTTTTATCGTGTCACTTCGGTCCAACTCCTGGCGATGTTTTGCACAGGTGCAAATAGTTGATGAGAAATGATTGATTTTCACTCTTTGCCACATGTAATCACCAGGTGGATCACCGTAAGTGTTTGATGCACGAAGAAGCAAACACAGAcataagttttaattttgaatatgATCAGCCATTATGGGTTCATTTGCAGACTCAAAAACCTTTGACTTAAAAAGCACTACGAgggcaaagaggagaaaatgctAGACTTAAGTGGGAATGATGGAAGTAAGTATGAAAGAAggctccttccctctttcttacCATGAGAACAACATGGCAGAGTCCTAATGTAATCTGAACTTCAAATTGTTTATTGTATTGAAGTGTTTATCGTGGTCATCTAAGTATACAATGTCAGCTGCAGCTGAATCTTTTCATTATGTGGAACGTCAATGTTTAATTCCCCAGCAGTACACTGACTCAACATCGGACCCAAAACAGGCAATTTTTTTAAGCTTCCAGAAAGAACTACTGCTGCCTGTGGTGTCACTGGCAATAAATTCCTCATTACAGTGTTGGTTTGAGTTCAtgtttctgtctttgctttcagaCTTGTTTGAACGTGAGCTAACAAGTAGGCCATGTCCCTGGCTAGACCTCATCCCTTCCAGTGCTGGCTTCTCCCCATCACTTTgacctccctcttcctcccatttctccagccctgGTGAAACTCGCCCCAAGGTGTGTCTCACCCCTCCTGCAGTTCAtacttcccctcctccccatacTTACCTATATGCAGAAGTGTTTCTTCTATTGCACTGCCTCCTCAGCCCTTGGGCCTCACAGCTCAGTCTTTCAGAGTGTGTGAGGGAATATATGCGGAGAGGAGAGGGCAGATTAAGGAATCTCTCGCATCCCTCCTGCCATCCCATCCCTGAGGAAACAACCAAGAGTTTCCCCCCTAAAAGGGAAGCGAAACAGTTAAGACTCATGACACATCTCCTTCCCAATCCTGGGATCAACAGCATCTAAGGGAACCAAGGCGGGATACTGAGAGCTCTCGTTCCTT
The sequence above is drawn from the Chroicocephalus ridibundus chromosome 6, bChrRid1.1, whole genome shotgun sequence genome and encodes:
- the LOC134517784 gene encoding uncharacterized protein LOC134517784; amino-acid sequence: MERPTSVMCLRTCCVKDCKPLCFTENLSKLGQPQLSRNCSFSRRTMKQRRSNSITMCTLPIIPEYPGFQDIKSSRNYLETPSFNQLFQDLERGKSSSSQLNHFPGRASLVHCLGSSSKGHPMTSSGFHDKPLQEYFDERLMELRNYESKRSNRKTKVFADKNQNPFLARRGSRRRSSCSAVAMVGHGQEGEESCSAANHDDKKGLERSHREETQSVPDLYKGDFLGLLTMYIAAPLEAFVQK